ATTCATGTTATGGAAAGCGGTTGCCCTGGCCGTACTGGCGCTATTCCTGGCCGGCGGCGCCGCCTGCCGAAGAAAGAGCGAAGCGCCTCCCCCTGCCGGAGAGACGGAGACCATCAACCTTAACGCCCTTTCCCAGATAGAGAATTACAAGGAGATTCTTAAAAAGGATCCCGGCAACCTGCAGGCGTTGATCAACATCGGGAACCTCTACTTCGACACCCGGCAGGACCTTCAGGCGATCGAACATTACCGGAAGGCCCTTGCGCTTGACCCACGCAACGTGAACATCAGGACCGACATGGCGATTTGTCTACGCCGCTCGGGAAATCCCGACGGGGCTGTCGAGGAATTGAAAAAAGCCATTTCGATCGATCCCAGGCACGCGCAATCCCGCTTTAATCTGGGGATAATCCTCATCCACGACAAGGGGGATATCGAGGGAGGGATCCGGGCGTGGGAGGCCTTGTTGGAAAACATTCCGAATTACCAATATCGTGAAAATCTGAAAAGCGAAATCGAGCGGATGCGGGGAATGGCCGCGCAGCCGAAGCAAAGATTCAAATGAAACCCGTTTTAAATACCGTGGGAAGAGGCTGGAAAAATCTATAATGAGGTGTATAAACAAGCCGTTACGGGTGTTTTAGTGTTTGACCTTTCGATATTTTTGCCCTGAGATAA
This genomic window from Deltaproteobacteria bacterium contains:
- a CDS encoding tetratricopeptide repeat protein — encoded protein: MNTRPVMANPRIFMLWKAVALAVLALFLAGGAACRRKSEAPPPAGETETINLNALSQIENYKEILKKDPGNLQALINIGNLYFDTRQDLQAIEHYRKALALDPRNVNIRTDMAICLRRSGNPDGAVEELKKAISIDPRHAQSRFNLGIILIHDKGDIEGGIRAWEALLENIPNYQYRENLKSEIERMRGMAAQPKQRFK